The Setaria viridis chromosome 6, Setaria_viridis_v4.0, whole genome shotgun sequence genome includes the window tttcatagtatatctatttggtaCCATAAACTTTGTGATCTTCTCtgtaattttgatcaaatataaaatgatttaacttataatttgaaacggaaaaTCACGAGAAAGCCTTCCATTTACCACAAGTTTTTTTTCAGACCACCAGGCTTGGCTCTCTCAAACTGGCAAACACGTTCCAGTCACGTGTCCCAGTGCTTCGTCACCACATCTGCCTGAAAACCCAGAGCCTTCTGGAAATGTCCCTCGCTCTCTCCACTTCTATCCACGGTACCAGGTCAAGATTGGCCGCCCATCGTTCCAGGTGCTTCCAGGACGGCTACTTCTGTGAGCAGAGATCcaaaacagttttttttttttctgaaattgaaTCCAGAACAGAATTCAAGAGTAGATTTCGTTTTGGAGACGTAAAATTTCTGGAATCTTCCGTGGTTGCCCCAAATCGGGACAGGGAGCAGCACATGCTGCGTACTGGATGAATGTCTACGTGTTGAGGCGGTAACCATCCTCGAAATAATGTAAGGTCAGGTGCACATGGGGTGTGCGGCGATGGCATCTCGCCTGTTAAACAAATCAAGTCGCGGTGACATCTCCACACAAGGAACCGACCATTattgtccttcttctttttttgaaagaatATTGTTCTTTTTCTATGATGACGTGATGACCATTATTgttagagagagaggggagaagtGAGTGAGAAGAAGACCGAccgaaaaaaaaaggaaaaggaaacgggGAGCGACGAATTccgggggcgcgggcggcggcatcCCCAGCTACCAGGAATCAtggggccgccggccggccggccggccgcgcagCCGGATCGACACCCCCTGTTCGCCTGCTTGTCCGTTGCGATGGGTGGATTGGATATCTGGATAAGCATCCGCGAGGGTCAAACGTGGCAGGTTTTTTTGGGACCCTGCGCATCTGTCTATGCGAAGAGGTCCCTGGTGGCCAGCCTGCAGTTTCTCATCAAGTGATAAATCCTTTCTTTCACACGTGGgttctgttcgcttcagcttatcaaccatcaaacagtatttttctctcacaacaaattagccgtTTATAAGCCGAATAGGCCGGTAgctttttgagaaaaaaaaattctatgtATTTGACTTGAGAACATACATTGATGTAGGAGTGGCTTGCTGCTATGTAGTTTGACTTTGGAGTATAGAACAGGTTAGAGATTTCAgctataactttttttttattcatgTCAACGTTTGTTGTCGTAGAGTGTTCGTGAAGGTAGCAAGATGATATGTACTTGTATTTGCGTCTTCAACTGCTAGCTGGAACTCCAGCTAGATGCTACTCAATATCTCAATAGTTAGAACATATGTTAATGTAATTTTCCTAATAAACTAGAGAGGTAGAAAAAATATTGAGGATGCGAAGCTTTGATAAAACAGGCTACGTTATCTTGCAATTTTAATATAGATTCACATCGTATtgtcacctcacctcacctctgtatttttttttggtttttaaGGAAAAATTATATTATCATCAACAGAAATAGGGCAATATCAGACATCACAGAAATACATGCTTTTAGAGGGGCTAGAGTGCTATAACCGCGATCTCCCCTTTTTAGGTGCACCTTACTTCCAGTTCCCGGGACTCACTTCCCTTTCAGCTTCGcttgctccagcctccagaaGCCTCACAACCGCTCGCCACCAATCCAGCCCCTGTCCCTCCCCCAGGCACTGAATCTCAAGGGGATTGTTCTCGCAGCCCAAACTCCAAGTTCTCAAGCCAAATTTGGTCCTGTTCGGCTCAAATTTACCTTTTCTTTCGGTGGTGTTCTTGTCGGCCATGTCTCTGTACGACGGCGAGCTCACCGGAGTTTATCCGGAAGAGAACGAAGACCACCACGCCGTCCAGATGGCCGAATCCGACTACGAGGACGACGACTCGGACCAACCTGTAAGTGTGACCACCCTCTGCTCAGTTCTTGAGATATGAGATTTCGCTCTCAAATCCTCTTGCTTTGGCTTGAGAAGTTGAGATATGAGATTTCGCTCTCAAGTCCTCTTGCTTTGGCTTTTTATGCCGTTTATTTCTTTGCTCAGTTTACGTATGCGTGCCTATGCCTTGATTTTACACAGAAATTTTATGTGAAGTTAGTTTTGCTGATAAACACTTATCTAGTTCTAACTTTTTTCGGGATTTTTGGGAGTTTAACTTAGTGCCTAAATTAGCTCTGTTTCTAGATTTTGGGAATGCAGTTTGGAGCATCCATTTCAGTCTAACACGGGCAATTTTGCGTCTTTAGACTTGTAAGGAGACAGAAGACACGACGGCTATGGATGTGAAGAAAGGGAAGGATATACAAGGGATCTCTTGGGAGACGATGAACACTACAAGAGACAGGCACAGGCAGGCAAGGTTGCAGCAGTATGCCAACTTTGAGAACATACCTAATTCAGGAAGGACTGCAGAGAAGGCATGGCATATTTACACATTCAGATTAGCTGGTTgagtaatttttttagattgaGTAATTTTTAACTGGTGATATTGCTACAGGATTGCACACCTGCAAAGAAAGGTCAACTCTACTATGAGTTTCAGCATAACACGAGATCAGTAAAATCGACCATTCTTCATTTCCAGGTGAGCTATGATTTTTAAGTGTTCATCATTCCAAATGTCTCATGCTATGCTTGAAGGTAATTAGACTAGATAGTTAGTGATTGAGATAATAGTATATATCTGCCTTTGTTTTTCTTGAATGTTTGTTGACCATGCGCTGAATTACTGTAGAAGTTTGTTAATTACAGCACATGTTCGCATGTCCACTAAGAAAAAGGAGGCTACTTATCTTGATGAATAGTAGTAAGTAGTAACTAGGAAAATACAAACATTCAGTAGTAGTACCAAGAGTTTAGCCTTTTCGATCCCCCTCAATATTTACTTGGGCAAAGCGAGGTTGGTCAGTTAAACTGCATTGGTGTCCTAACACCAGAACGACCATTTTTCCAAAACCATTTTCAATAGTCAATCCAGATTTCTGTTTCCTATTGGACGTCAGTTGTACTACTTTTTAAGGCAAATTCAATGTAGGGGCCTTGTATCTCTGTACATAGAGTTACACTGAACATCTGACCGACAGGTGCTCTAATGGTATTAATTGCCTGCTAAAGTTCTTTTTGTTAAGCTTTGCTCCATTGCTGTCTTGCAGTTGAGAAATCTAGTATGGGCAACGACAAGGCATGATGTGTACCTTATGTCATACTATTCTGTGCTTCATTGGTCAGCATTGACTCGTGAGAAGCAAGAAATCATTGATCTTCAAGGGCATGTCGCACCATGTGAGGTACAGGGCTTAACTTCCAAACGTTTATTTCAGCTTGTCATTTATATTCAGGCGGTTGTATATTTGGTGAGTGGTACTACAACCTTATTTTCTTTGTGATTTGACTTCAGAAGCACCATGGAAATTTCTCTGAGGGATTTTCTCGAACTCAAGTCAGTGCTTTGGCAGTTAAAAATAACTTGCTAGTTACTGGTGGATTTCATGGCGAAATAATATGCAAGGTAATCCTTTTCCTCCCTCAAACTCCTTCCCCGTTTCTAATTTCCACAAGCAATTGTAAGTGTAACTAGGGTCTGATGTCTATTTGTTTCCTTGGGGAATGCAGTTTTTGGATCGTCAAGGAATAAGTTAttgttgtaagtcaacacaTGATGACAATGGCATTACTAATTCTTTGGAGATATATGAGAAACCTAGGTACTTTCTTTTCTACTGGCAAAGCATTATTTTGATTCCAAGGAATTAATAACTGTGAATGTCAACCTAATCATGTTTcttgcctttttcttttcagtgGTTCTCTACATTTCTTGGCCTCAAACAAT containing:
- the LOC117860748 gene encoding uncharacterized WD repeat-containing protein C2A9.03 produces the protein MSLYDGELTGVYPEENEDHHAVQMAESDYEDDDSDQPTCKETEDTTAMDVKKGKDIQGISWETMNTTRDRHRQARLQQYANFENIPNSGRTAEKDCTPAKKGQLYYEFQHNTRSVKSTILHFQLRNLVWATTRHDVYLMSYYSVLHWSALTREKQEIIDLQGHVAPCEKHHGNFSEGFSRTQVSALAVKNNLLVTGGFHGEIICKFLDRQGISYCCKSTHDDNGITNSLEIYEKPSGSLHFLASNNDCGVRDFDMEKFQICNNFRFAWPVNHTSLSPDGKLAVMVGDSPDGLLVDANSGKAVHDLRGHLDFSFASSWNPDGRTFATGNQDKTCRVWDIRNLSKSVAVLGGNIGAIRSIRYTSDGKFMAMAEPADFIHIFDVESGYSRKQEVDFFGEIAGISFSPDTESLFVGVHDRANSSLLQFNRRRFYSYLDSVL